One Polaribacter sp. KT25b DNA segment encodes these proteins:
- the gltB gene encoding glutamate synthase large subunit yields the protein MEKQGLYLPEFEHENCGAGFICNLNGEKTNQIIHDALEILVKLEHRGGVSADGKTGDGAGILIDIPHDYFKRVCDFPIPEQREYAVGMVFLPKVSNQYDYCKKTFENEIKEQGLAVLGWREVPVDSYQLGEIALASEPNIEQLFIGKTSEISEATFKAKLYAARKIAEHTIRKSKISESMYFYVPSLSITTIIYKGIIMPEDIGPYYKDLQEIDLVTRLALVHQRFSTNTMPTWELAQPFRHMCQNGEINTLRGNVSRMRVREEIMKSDVFGPQIDKLFPIILPGKSDSASMDMVVELLTHTGRSLPEIMMMMIPEAWEKHKTMSASRKAFYEYNGCIMEPWDGPASVPFTDGDYIGALLDRNGLRPSRYTVTKSGKLIMSSEIGVVDIDPADIKEHGRLEPGKMFLVDMNKGRIIEDEEIKSKIVSERPYQEWLSKSRLHLKDVPYTGETCPIETIDVKTRQRLFNYTFEDIQEVITPMAIVGKEALGSMGIDTPLAVLSDRPQLISNYFKQLFAQVTNPPLDGIREEIVTDISLNLGKDRNIFSITDRQCRKLRIQNPVISNADLEKIRSIDIESFKAETIQILYPKAKGLNGLEDALDAIVLQVEKALEQKNNIIILSDRGVNQELAPIPALLACSFVNHQLNRLRKRSHFDIIIESAEPREPHHFATLFGYGASAVNPYMVNEIIRMQVKEGFITGMDEQGAVDNFNKAIGKGILKVMNKIGISTLHSYRGSQIFEIVGFNSQFVEKYFPYTASRIEGIGLYEIEKEIDQRYKQAYPDKHIDQNLALNIGGDYRWRRNAERHLFNPTTVAKLQQAVRLSDQASYDVYSKAINEQSESLMTIRGLFQFDNLDPIPIEEVEPWTDIVKRFKTGAMSYGSISREAHENLAIAMNRIGGKSNSGEGGEDRKRFQKDINGDSRNSAIKQVASGRFGVTSHYLTNAQEIQIKMAQGAKPGEGGQLPGAKVLPWIASARNSTPFVGLISPPPHHDIYSIEDLAQLIFDLKNANREARINVKLVSEVGVGTIAAGVAKAKADVVLIAGYDGGTGASPLTSLKHAGLPWELGLAEAQQTLVLNNLRSRIVVECDGQLKTGRDVAIAALLGAEEFGFATAPLVASGCIMMRKCHLNTCPVGIATQDKELRKNFKGTPEHVINFFYYIAEELRQIMAQLGFRTLAEMVGQTHKINANHAIKHYKAKGLDLSSILHRPTAYKSMTVKNTEKQDHNLENVIDFTILKDSHRALYRKEKMNLVYPIKNTNRTVGAIVSNEISKIYGHLGLPEDTLNINFTGSAGQSFGAFGAHGLTFTLEGNTNDYLGKGLSGAKLIIKKPAKADFLAENNIIVGNVCMFGAVAGQAYINGIAGERFAVRNSGATAVVEGVGDHCCEYMTGGKVVVLGKTGRNFAAGMSGGIAYVYDPDNKFVNGLCNTETIEFEPISDEVAAELKSTIQKHVLYTDSKKGAALLADWDASLKNFVKVMPTEYKKALKRLETEEPMFEELTIA from the coding sequence ATGGAGAAACAAGGATTGTATTTACCAGAGTTCGAACACGAGAATTGTGGGGCAGGTTTTATTTGTAATTTGAATGGTGAAAAAACAAATCAAATTATACACGACGCACTAGAAATTTTAGTAAAACTAGAGCATAGAGGTGGTGTTAGTGCCGATGGAAAGACAGGAGATGGAGCTGGTATTTTAATAGATATTCCTCATGATTATTTTAAAAGAGTTTGTGATTTTCCTATTCCAGAACAAAGAGAATATGCGGTAGGAATGGTTTTTCTTCCAAAAGTTTCTAATCAATATGATTATTGTAAAAAAACTTTTGAAAATGAAATAAAAGAACAAGGACTTGCTGTTTTAGGATGGCGAGAAGTGCCTGTTGATTCGTATCAATTAGGTGAAATTGCTTTAGCTTCAGAACCAAATATAGAGCAGTTATTTATTGGTAAAACTTCAGAAATTAGTGAGGCTACTTTTAAAGCGAAACTTTATGCTGCAAGAAAAATAGCAGAACATACCATCAGAAAATCTAAGATTTCTGAATCTATGTATTTTTATGTTCCAAGTTTATCAATAACAACCATTATATATAAAGGTATTATTATGCCTGAAGATATTGGTCCTTATTATAAAGATTTACAAGAAATAGATTTAGTTACACGTTTGGCTTTAGTGCATCAACGTTTTTCTACCAATACAATGCCAACTTGGGAGTTAGCACAACCGTTTAGACACATGTGTCAGAATGGAGAAATTAACACATTAAGAGGTAATGTAAGTAGAATGCGTGTACGTGAAGAAATCATGAAAAGTGATGTTTTTGGTCCGCAAATAGATAAATTATTTCCAATTATTTTACCAGGAAAATCAGATTCAGCTTCCATGGACATGGTTGTTGAATTATTGACGCATACAGGTCGTTCATTACCAGAAATTATGATGATGATGATACCTGAAGCTTGGGAAAAACATAAAACGATGTCTGCATCTCGTAAAGCATTTTACGAATATAATGGTTGTATTATGGAGCCTTGGGATGGTCCTGCTTCTGTACCTTTTACAGATGGAGACTACATTGGTGCTTTATTAGATAGAAATGGTTTAAGACCATCAAGATATACTGTTACCAAGAGTGGGAAGTTAATCATGTCATCAGAAATTGGTGTTGTAGATATTGATCCTGCGGATATAAAAGAGCATGGAAGATTAGAGCCAGGAAAAATGTTCTTGGTTGATATGAATAAAGGAAGAATTATTGAGGATGAAGAAATAAAAAGTAAAATTGTTTCAGAAAGACCTTATCAAGAATGGTTAAGTAAATCTCGTTTACATTTAAAAGATGTTCCTTATACCGGCGAAACTTGTCCTATAGAAACGATTGATGTAAAAACACGTCAACGTTTATTTAATTATACTTTTGAAGATATTCAAGAGGTAATTACACCAATGGCAATAGTGGGTAAAGAAGCTTTAGGTTCTATGGGAATTGATACTCCTTTAGCAGTTTTATCAGACAGACCTCAATTAATCTCAAATTATTTTAAGCAATTATTTGCACAAGTTACCAACCCGCCTTTAGATGGAATTCGTGAAGAAATTGTAACTGACATCAGCTTAAATTTAGGAAAAGATAGAAATATTTTTAGCATTACAGATCGACAATGTAGAAAATTAAGGATTCAGAATCCTGTAATTTCTAATGCAGATTTAGAAAAAATTAGATCGATAGATATTGAAAGTTTTAAAGCAGAAACGATTCAAATTTTATATCCAAAAGCAAAAGGATTAAATGGTCTTGAAGATGCTTTAGACGCTATTGTTTTACAAGTAGAAAAAGCACTAGAACAAAAGAATAACATTATTATTCTTTCGGATAGAGGTGTAAACCAAGAGCTTGCCCCTATCCCTGCTTTACTTGCATGTTCTTTTGTAAATCATCAGTTAAATCGTTTACGTAAGCGTTCTCATTTCGATATTATTATAGAATCTGCAGAACCACGAGAACCACATCATTTTGCAACTTTATTTGGTTATGGCGCAAGTGCTGTTAATCCATATATGGTAAACGAAATTATCAGAATGCAAGTTAAAGAAGGCTTCATTACAGGTATGGATGAGCAAGGAGCGGTTGATAACTTTAACAAAGCAATTGGAAAAGGAATCTTAAAAGTAATGAATAAAATAGGAATCTCTACATTACACTCTTATAGGGGTTCACAAATATTCGAAATTGTTGGATTCAACTCACAATTTGTAGAAAAATATTTTCCATATACAGCTTCTAGAATTGAAGGTATTGGTTTGTATGAAATTGAAAAAGAAATCGATCAACGATACAAGCAAGCATATCCAGATAAACATATAGATCAAAATTTAGCATTAAATATTGGAGGAGATTATAGATGGAGAAGAAATGCAGAGCGTCATTTATTTAATCCAACTACGGTTGCAAAATTACAGCAAGCAGTAAGATTAAGCGATCAAGCTAGTTATGATGTGTATTCGAAAGCAATAAACGAACAGTCAGAAAGTTTAATGACCATTCGTGGGTTGTTTCAGTTTGATAATTTAGATCCAATTCCTATAGAAGAAGTAGAACCTTGGACGGATATTGTAAAACGTTTTAAAACAGGTGCAATGTCTTATGGGTCAATTTCTAGAGAAGCACATGAAAACTTAGCAATTGCCATGAACAGAATTGGTGGTAAATCTAATTCTGGAGAAGGTGGTGAAGATAGAAAACGTTTTCAAAAAGATATCAATGGAGATAGTAGAAACTCTGCTATTAAACAAGTAGCATCTGGTCGTTTTGGGGTAACTTCTCATTATTTAACAAATGCTCAAGAAATTCAAATAAAAATGGCACAAGGTGCTAAGCCTGGAGAAGGTGGTCAATTACCTGGTGCTAAAGTTTTACCTTGGATTGCTTCTGCAAGAAACTCAACGCCTTTTGTAGGATTGATTTCTCCGCCGCCTCATCATGATATTTATTCTATTGAAGATTTAGCACAATTAATTTTCGATTTAAAAAATGCTAACCGAGAAGCAAGAATTAATGTAAAATTAGTTTCAGAAGTTGGTGTAGGTACAATTGCAGCTGGTGTTGCCAAAGCAAAAGCAGATGTTGTTTTAATTGCGGGTTATGATGGTGGAACAGGAGCTTCTCCTTTAACATCATTAAAACATGCAGGTTTACCTTGGGAACTTGGTTTGGCAGAAGCGCAACAAACTTTGGTTTTAAATAACTTAAGAAGTAGAATTGTTGTAGAATGTGATGGTCAATTAAAAACGGGTAGAGATGTTGCAATAGCAGCTTTATTAGGTGCAGAAGAGTTTGGTTTTGCAACAGCTCCTTTAGTAGCTTCTGGTTGTATTATGATGCGTAAATGTCATTTAAATACGTGTCCGGTTGGTATTGCTACGCAAGATAAAGAGTTGCGTAAAAACTTTAAAGGAACACCAGAACATGTTATTAACTTTTTCTACTATATAGCAGAAGAATTAAGGCAGATTATGGCGCAACTAGGTTTTAGAACATTAGCAGAAATGGTGGGGCAAACGCATAAAATTAATGCAAATCATGCTATTAAACATTATAAAGCCAAAGGTTTAGATTTATCTAGTATTTTACATAGACCAACTGCTTATAAGAGCATGACTGTTAAAAATACTGAAAAACAAGATCATAATTTAGAAAACGTAATAGACTTTACTATATTAAAAGATTCACATAGAGCTTTATATAGAAAAGAGAAAATGAATTTAGTGTACCCTATAAAAAACACAAATAGAACTGTTGGTGCAATTGTTAGTAATGAAATTTCTAAGATTTACGGTCATTTAGGTTTACCAGAAGATACTTTAAATATCAACTTTACAGGTTCTGCAGGGCAAAGTTTTGGAGCTTTTGGTGCACATGGATTAACTTTTACGCTTGAAGGAAATACGAATGATTATTTAGGAAAAGGTTTATCAGGAGCAAAATTAATCATTAAAAAACCAGCTAAAGCAGACTTTTTAGCAGAAAATAATATCATTGTTGGTAATGTTTGTATGTTTGGAGCTGTAGCGGGGCAAGCTTATATAAACGGAATTGCAGGTGAACGTTTTGCGGTTCGTAATTCTGGTGCAACAGCAGTTGTAGAAGGTGTAGGAGATCATTGTTGCGAATATATGACAGGTGGTAAAGTTGTTGTTTTAGGAAAAACAGGAAGAAATTTTGCAGCTGGTATGAGTGGAGGAATTGCGTATGTATATGATCCAGATAACAAATTTGTAAATGGACTGTGTAATACAGAAACTATTGAATTTGAACCTATTTCTGATGAAGTTGCTGCCGAATTAAAATCAACAATACAAAAACACGTTTTATATACGGATAGTAAAAAAGGTGCTGCATTGTTGGCGGATTGGGACGCAAGTTTAAAAAACTTTGTAAAAGTGATGCCAACTGAATACAAAAAAGCACTAAAACGTTTAGAAACAGAAGAACCAATGTTTGAAGAATTAACAATAGCATAA
- a CDS encoding phosphatase PAP2 family protein: MKLFLISILLCISVAVFSQNQQNTKNHFQTAGYVIKTSFNTIPSDFAFLGKEFSDDWKKTGYYAAGILGLFATDKITTKAYHKHIEPNIDYSLPTITPNFLRSSKNVWINGENSYLTYPIIGIYVGSLFANQEKGQFAAINSLKAIAYSTIITQFTLKTIFGRNRPNRPLGTEPANKPFTNNNWDFFNGRDEYLYGSARGTSLPSMHATGYFAIAKVIQMEFDNYWIPYSIMGITFLSDIKSHEHWVSDMVVGGLLGTLIGRSIVRSSWKARGIIDRSKQGRISFNYTPRFSSEFTGIQIVGTF; encoded by the coding sequence ATGAAACTGTTTTTAATATCCATTTTACTGTGTATCTCTGTAGCTGTTTTTTCTCAAAATCAACAGAATACAAAGAATCATTTTCAAACTGCTGGCTATGTGATTAAAACAAGTTTCAATACCATTCCCAGTGATTTTGCTTTTTTAGGAAAGGAATTTTCTGATGATTGGAAAAAAACAGGTTATTATGCCGCGGGTATTTTAGGATTGTTTGCCACGGATAAAATTACCACAAAAGCCTATCACAAGCATATTGAACCTAATATAGATTACAGCTTACCAACCATCACTCCTAATTTTCTAAGAAGTTCAAAAAATGTCTGGATTAATGGCGAAAACTCCTACCTCACTTACCCAATCATAGGGATCTATGTGGGCTCTTTATTTGCGAACCAAGAAAAAGGACAGTTTGCGGCCATCAATTCCTTAAAAGCAATTGCCTATTCTACCATTATAACACAATTTACCTTAAAAACGATTTTTGGTAGAAACAGACCCAATAGACCTTTAGGTACAGAACCAGCAAACAAACCTTTTACAAATAATAATTGGGACTTTTTTAATGGTAGAGACGAATACTTATATGGTAGCGCAAGAGGAACTAGCTTACCTTCTATGCACGCCACAGGATACTTTGCAATCGCCAAAGTAATTCAAATGGAGTTTGATAATTATTGGATTCCTTATAGTATTATGGGAATTACTTTTTTATCTGATATAAAATCTCATGAGCATTGGGTAAGCGATATGGTTGTTGGCGGACTTTTAGGTACATTAATTGGTCGCTCTATTGTAAGAAGTAGCTGGAAAGCAAGAGGTATTATAGACAGATCTAAACAAGGGAGAATTTCTTTTAACTATACACCTCGATTCTCATCCGAATTCACCGGAATTCAAATTGTTGGTACTTTTTAA
- a CDS encoding glutamate synthase subunit beta, with product MGKVTGFKEFERQDETYTSVKDRVKDYKEFTVPLSEKEITKQGSRCMDCGIPFCHSGCPLGNLIPDFNHMVHQGEWQKASWLLHSTNNFPEFTGRLCPAPCEKSCVLGIIEDPVSIENIEKNIVERAFKEGWIKPQPPKNRTGKTIAVVGSGPAGLAAAQQLNRAGHTVTVFERDDEVGGLLRYGIPNFKMEKGIIDRRVAILKAEGIVFKTNINVGVNYDVKELKAFDSIVLCGGATERRSLPTPGIDADGVVQAMDFLTQQTKVVFGKEVKDQVLATDKDVIVIGGGDTGSDCIGTSNRHGAKSVVNFEIMPKPPGHRSPTTPWPFWPLQLKTSSSHKEGVERNWLINTKEFVKDENGKLTALKTVNVEWKMVPGERPQLIEIAGTEKTWPCNLALLALGFTGPESNLADKLGIKTDARSNYKADYGKYQTNVKNIFTAGDMRRGQSLIVWAISEGREAARQVDLYLMGKSELPTKDVTGDLVAM from the coding sequence ATGGGAAAAGTAACAGGATTTAAAGAATTTGAAAGACAAGATGAAACATACACTTCTGTAAAAGACCGTGTAAAAGATTATAAAGAATTTACAGTTCCTCTTTCAGAAAAAGAAATAACGAAACAGGGTTCTCGTTGCATGGATTGTGGAATTCCGTTTTGTCATAGTGGTTGCCCGTTAGGAAATCTAATTCCAGATTTCAATCACATGGTGCATCAAGGTGAATGGCAAAAGGCATCATGGTTATTGCATTCAACAAATAATTTTCCAGAATTTACAGGTCGTTTATGTCCTGCACCATGTGAAAAATCATGTGTATTAGGTATAATAGAAGACCCAGTTTCTATAGAAAACATCGAAAAAAATATTGTTGAACGTGCTTTTAAAGAAGGTTGGATTAAACCACAGCCTCCAAAAAATAGAACAGGAAAAACTATTGCCGTAGTTGGTTCTGGTCCGGCAGGTCTGGCAGCTGCTCAGCAATTAAATAGAGCAGGTCATACAGTAACGGTTTTTGAAAGAGATGATGAGGTTGGTGGTTTGTTGCGTTACGGAATTCCTAATTTTAAAATGGAAAAAGGAATTATTGACCGTAGAGTAGCAATATTAAAAGCAGAAGGAATTGTATTTAAGACCAATATTAACGTTGGTGTAAATTATGACGTTAAAGAGTTAAAAGCTTTTGATAGTATTGTTTTATGTGGTGGTGCAACAGAGAGACGTAGTTTGCCAACTCCTGGTATTGATGCTGATGGAGTAGTGCAGGCAATGGATTTCTTAACCCAGCAAACAAAAGTAGTATTTGGTAAAGAAGTTAAAGATCAAGTTTTAGCGACTGATAAAGATGTAATCGTAATTGGTGGTGGAGATACAGGTTCAGATTGTATTGGTACTTCAAACAGACACGGTGCAAAATCTGTGGTAAATTTTGAGATTATGCCAAAACCTCCAGGCCATCGTTCGCCAACAACTCCTTGGCCTTTTTGGCCGTTGCAATTAAAAACTTCATCATCTCATAAAGAAGGAGTAGAACGTAATTGGTTAATTAATACCAAAGAGTTTGTGAAAGATGAAAACGGAAAATTAACTGCTTTAAAAACCGTTAATGTAGAGTGGAAAATGGTTCCTGGTGAAAGACCACAATTAATAGAAATTGCGGGTACAGAAAAAACGTGGCCTTGTAATTTAGCTTTATTGGCTTTAGGTTTTACAGGTCCTGAAAGCAATTTAGCAGATAAATTAGGTATAAAAACAGATGCTCGTTCTAATTATAAAGCAGATTACGGCAAATATCAAACCAATGTAAAAAATATATTTACTGCTGGTGATATGCGCAGAGGACAATCTTTAATTGTTTGGGCAATTTCAGAAGGTAGAGAAGCGGCGCGTCAAGTAGATCTATACTTAATGGGTAAATCAGAATTACCAACCAAAGATGTTACAGGCGATTTAGTTGCTATGTAA
- a CDS encoding nucleotide sugar dehydrogenase: MSTVKIAIIGLGYVGLPLARLFATKYAVVGFDINIHRVADLKKGIDATQEVANELLQEVISDTYSKEKGLFITADPTYLKDCNYYIVTVPTSVDKNNQPVLKPLLSASKTIATYLKKEDIVIYESTVYPGATEEDCIPVLEKESGLVFNKDFFVGYSPERISPGDKIRTVENILKVTSGSTDETAKKVDALYQSVIKAGTHLAPSIKVAEASKIIENCQRDINIAFVNELAKIFSLMNINTNEVLEAAATKWNFLPFKPGLVGGHCIGVDPFYLAQKAQQFGYYPEIILSGRRLNDSMGAHIASEVVKLMIDKEVKVKGANVLILGITFKENCPDIRNTKVIDLYRSLKSYGVQVDIYDSWAKKEEVKAEYEIDLIEDMYAKKYEAVVLAVAHKDFKDIDVVRLKKEAAVVYDIKNFLAIKDKSL, encoded by the coding sequence ATGAGTACTGTAAAAATTGCGATTATCGGTCTTGGTTATGTGGGTTTGCCATTGGCGAGGCTTTTTGCAACCAAGTATGCTGTTGTTGGTTTTGATATCAATATCCATAGAGTTGCTGACTTAAAAAAAGGAATAGATGCTACACAGGAAGTAGCAAATGAGTTGCTACAAGAAGTGATTTCTGATACCTACAGCAAAGAAAAAGGACTGTTTATTACGGCGGATCCTACTTATTTAAAAGACTGTAATTATTATATTGTTACCGTGCCTACATCCGTAGATAAAAATAATCAACCAGTTTTAAAACCTTTATTAAGTGCTAGTAAAACCATTGCTACTTATTTAAAAAAAGAGGATATCGTTATTTACGAATCAACGGTGTATCCAGGAGCTACAGAAGAAGATTGTATTCCGGTTTTAGAAAAGGAGTCAGGACTTGTGTTTAACAAAGATTTTTTTGTGGGCTATTCTCCAGAAAGAATTAGTCCCGGAGATAAAATAAGAACTGTTGAAAATATTTTAAAAGTAACCTCTGGTTCTACGGATGAAACGGCAAAAAAAGTAGATGCATTGTATCAATCAGTGATTAAAGCCGGCACGCATTTAGCGCCTTCTATTAAAGTTGCTGAAGCCTCAAAAATCATCGAAAACTGTCAGAGAGATATCAATATTGCTTTTGTAAATGAATTGGCTAAGATTTTTAGTTTGATGAATATTAATACCAATGAAGTTTTAGAAGCAGCAGCTACAAAATGGAATTTCCTTCCTTTTAAACCTGGTTTAGTAGGTGGACATTGTATTGGTGTAGATCCTTTTTATTTGGCACAAAAAGCACAACAATTTGGCTATTATCCAGAAATTATTCTTTCGGGAAGGCGATTAAATGATAGTATGGGGGCGCATATTGCATCCGAAGTGGTAAAGCTGATGATTGATAAAGAGGTAAAAGTAAAAGGTGCCAATGTGTTAATTTTAGGCATCACTTTTAAAGAAAACTGTCCGGATATCAGAAATACAAAAGTGATTGATTTATATCGCTCTTTAAAAAGTTATGGAGTTCAAGTAGATATTTATGACTCTTGGGCTAAAAAGGAAGAGGTAAAAGCTGAGTATGAAATCGATTTAATCGAAGATATGTATGCTAAAAAATATGAAGCTGTTGTATTAGCCGTTGCGCACAAAGATTTTAAAGATATTGATGTAGTACGATTAAAGAAAGAGGCTGCTGTAGTATATGATATCAAGAATTTTTTAGCGATTAAGGATAAAAGTTTGTAG
- a CDS encoding Gfo/Idh/MocA family protein yields the protein MKNFALIGAAGYIAPRHLKAIKDTNNTLIAALDKFDSVGIMDSYFPKADFFVEFERFDRHIEKLRRNGTQLDYVSICTPNYLHDAHIRMALRSGADAICEKPLVLNPWNVDALMDIEKESGKKIHTILQLRLHPSIIALKKKIEADTSHTKYDVDLTYITSRGKWYDISWKGDLSKSGGIATNIGIHFFDMLAWLFGDIQENKVHLREKDKSAGYLEFEKARVRWFLSIDENSLPVRIQELGQRTFRSITINGEELEFSTGFTELHTKSYLQILKGEGFGLVDAKESIKIAQNIRNNTIITKGEKHPFCS from the coding sequence ATGAAAAATTTTGCTTTAATAGGAGCTGCAGGTTATATCGCTCCTAGACATTTAAAAGCCATCAAAGACACCAATAATACTTTAATTGCGGCACTTGATAAATTTGACAGTGTTGGGATTATGGATAGTTATTTTCCGAAAGCAGATTTCTTTGTAGAATTTGAGCGTTTTGATCGGCATATCGAAAAGTTACGACGCAACGGAACGCAGTTAGATTATGTAAGTATTTGTACGCCTAATTATTTGCATGATGCCCATATTAGAATGGCGCTAAGAAGTGGTGCAGATGCCATTTGCGAGAAACCATTGGTTTTGAATCCGTGGAACGTAGATGCCTTGATGGATATTGAAAAAGAATCCGGAAAAAAAATACATACTATATTGCAATTAAGATTGCATCCAAGTATTATTGCTTTAAAGAAAAAAATTGAAGCCGATACCTCTCATACAAAATATGATGTAGATTTAACGTATATAACTTCCCGAGGGAAATGGTATGATATTTCATGGAAAGGAGACCTTAGTAAATCTGGCGGAATTGCTACGAATATAGGGATTCATTTTTTTGATATGTTAGCATGGTTATTTGGTGATATACAAGAAAATAAGGTGCATTTAAGAGAAAAAGATAAGTCGGCTGGATATTTAGAATTTGAAAAAGCGCGTGTACGTTGGTTTTTATCTATTGATGAAAATTCTTTGCCTGTTAGGATTCAAGAACTAGGGCAAAGAACCTTTAGATCTATCACCATAAATGGCGAAGAATTGGAGTTTAGTACAGGGTTTACAGAATTACATACCAAGAGCTATTTACAAATCCTTAAAGGCGAGGGTTTTGGATTGGTCGATGCTAAGGAATCAATAAAAATAGCTCAAAATATTAGAAATAACACAATAATAACAAAAGGGGAAAAACATCCTTTTTGTAGTTAA
- a CDS encoding four helix bundle protein translates to MECKLEVWKLAHQLTLEVYVVSKKFPSSELYGLTSQVRRSSSSVPTNIIEGQGRQYKKEFIQFLYIAKGSLEEANYQLFLARDLSYISNEEYNELNTLCTRIKMMLYKLIKSLK, encoded by the coding sequence ATGGAATGCAAACTTGAGGTATGGAAATTGGCGCATCAGTTAACTTTAGAGGTCTATGTGGTTTCTAAAAAGTTTCCATCTTCAGAACTATATGGTTTAACAAGTCAAGTAAGAAGAAGTTCAAGTAGTGTTCCGACAAATATAATTGAAGGACAAGGAAGACAATATAAAAAAGAATTTATTCAGTTTTTATATATTGCAAAAGGATCTTTAGAAGAAGCAAATTATCAATTGTTCTTAGCTAGAGATTTAAGCTATATTTCAAATGAAGAGTATAATGAATTGAATACTTTATGTACAAGAATTAAAATGATGTTGTATAAATTAATAAAATCGTTGAAGTAG
- a CDS encoding HU family DNA-binding protein: protein MVKVKTTERPNPQDRLADNKFYAQAIATGTTDLERLAYLVSHQSTVREADCYAVLISLMHNVIDELEQGKIVKLDKLGAFQIGVRSEGVATPEEVTVNLVKKSHINFRPDKLLRKMLQNVEFTHSSL, encoded by the coding sequence ATGGTTAAAGTTAAAACAACTGAACGTCCAAATCCGCAGGACCGATTAGCGGATAATAAATTTTATGCACAAGCAATTGCAACAGGTACAACCGATTTAGAAAGATTGGCATATTTGGTTTCACATCAAAGTACGGTACGAGAGGCAGATTGTTATGCAGTTTTAATCTCGCTCATGCACAATGTTATAGACGAACTTGAGCAAGGCAAAATTGTAAAGTTAGATAAATTGGGAGCTTTTCAAATTGGCGTACGTTCGGAAGGGGTGGCAACTCCAGAAGAAGTTACTGTTAATTTGGTGAAAAAATCACATATTAACTTTAGGCCAGACAAGCTTTTGCGTAAGATGTTGCAGAATGTAGAGTTTACACATAGTTCGTTGTAA